The following are encoded in a window of Puntigrus tetrazona isolate hp1 unplaced genomic scaffold, ASM1883169v1 S000000001, whole genome shotgun sequence genomic DNA:
- the LOC122331734 gene encoding ubiquitin carboxyl-terminal hydrolase 37-like — MDSSDSDLKQTHLAKVKSCIESHYFVFKGNRQHDAHKFLMACLSFLKEESMSLRSSHPSYTCPVSNMEFKLKNEHTCKSCGLKKSFTEESNCLSLSIKPHSNLADSLQLYMSASLIDSMCSLCGEVQASKTLKFLTLPRVLVLLVKRFDFVSSTMKTKTSLEIPEELTLSCVKGRSSGLHELTVHTLSCRVSSGKPYVFWTLHQSDPSVRRGRMAAVQRRLGQKEQLERGVRGRQG, encoded by the exons ATGGACAGCAGTGACTCTGACCTGAAGCAAACACACCTGGCTAAAGTCAAAAGCTGCATTGAAAGTCACTATTTTGTTTTCAAGGGAAACAGACAGCAT GACGCACACAAGTTCTTGATGGCTTGCCTGTCCTTTCTGAAAGAGGAAAGCATGAGCTTGAGATCGTCTCATCCCTCTTACACCTGCCCCGTGTCCAATATGGAGTTCAAGCTCAAAAACGAGCACACCTGCAAAAG CTGTGGCCTCAAGAAGAGTTTCACAGAGGAATCAAACTGCCTCTCGCTGAGCATCAAGCCTCACTCGAATCTCGCAGACAGTCTGCAGCTGTACATGAGC GCGTCGCTCATTGATAGCATGTGCAGTCTGTGCGGAGAAGTCCAGGCCTCCAAGACCCTGAAGTTCCTCACTCTTCCTCG GGTCCTGGTCCTTCTGGTGAAGCGCTTTGACTTTGTGTCCTCCACGATGAAGACGAAGACTTCACTGGAGATCCCAGAGGAGCTGACGCTGTCCTGCGTTAAAG GAAGAAGCTCCGGTCTTCATGAGCTCACAGTACACACTCTCAGCTGTCGTGTCTCATCTGGGAAGCCATATGTCTTTTG GACACTACATCAGTCAGATCCGTCGGTGCGGCGAGGACGGATGGCTGCGGTGCAGCGACGCCTCGGTCAGAAGGAGCAGCTGGAGCGAGGTGTCCGAGGACGTCAGGGATAA
- the LOC122331729 gene encoding uncharacterized protein LOC122331729 isoform X2: MLSVLFGKKDELKKGELIRSTQSLHHYVHKYFTITKRLLEILNTHLNQSPCPAVEANEGESIEKNCARVRDVMCLILDVSEKENKHVQKEKHDLYEKITFSGASLKEKAVMIKDLHQKTMGLLGNVFGPVVAVRLANSDLRNVMPPVEQHEFQAVLSLALGDLVQSSARITELLCRSGEKSLNEAVQLVEDVLSVLKMPCDSYNDILCEVEAYITILSENM; this comes from the coding sequence ATGCTGTCTGTGCTCTTTGGGAAGAAAGACGAGCTCAAGAAAGGAGAACTGATAAGGTCCACGCAGAGCCTTCACCACTATGTGCACAAATACTTCACCATCACCAAGAGACTGTTGGAGATCCTCAACACTCACCTGAATCAAAGCCCTTGCCCTGCAGTGGAAGCAAATGAAGGTGAAAGCATTGAGAAAAACTGTGCCAGGGTCAGAGATGTTATGTGCCTGATCCTAGATGTTTCTGAGAAGGAGAACAAACATGTCCAAAAGgagaaacatgatctttatgaGAAGATTACCTTCTCTGGAGCGTCGCTGAAAGAAAAGGCTGTAATGATAAAGGATCTGCATCAGAAGACCATGGGACTCTTGGGGAACGTCTTCGGTCCTGTAGTCGCTGTTCGACTGGCAAACAGTGATCTGCGGAATGTGATGCCTCCAGTGGAACAGCATGAGTTTCAGGCCGTTCTGTCGCTTGCTCTGGGAGATCTAGTGCAGAGCAGTGCAAGAATCACTGAGCTTCTGTGCAGATCAGGAGAAAAGAGCTTGAATGAAGCTGTGCAGTTAGTGGAAGACGTCTTATCTGTTCTGAAGATGCCCTGCGACTCCTACAATGATATTCTGTGTGAAGTGGAGGCCTACATCACCATCTTATCTGAAAACATGTAG
- the LOC122331729 gene encoding single-pass membrane and coiled-coil domain-containing protein 3-like isoform X1: MSWSDIFYPGNPERRERLIRKTQELRLLMKNNFRATNQLIEALKEHLGLFFRPVILNENATVKQNCDVIIGRIREIQVEVAKIDQRMKEKLEPTLYEKLKNMYLPDYEYKQFSSIISAVCGATGLASTFLVGWLITNGYILTNVALACGLLATGFMASVVVGVLFMGIDMIVSAILGSIERDQLESALAEYDRALKEFRPASEKYQDNITYVKVRLEITRRVGNYIHSFF, translated from the coding sequence atgtcTTGGAGTGATATCTTCTACCCTGGAAATCCAGAAAGAAGGGAAAGGCTTATACGCAAAACTCAAGAGCTTCGATTATTGATGAAAAACAACTTCCGAGCCACCAACCAACTTATCGAGGCTCTTAAGGAGCACTTAGGCTTGTTCTTCAGGCCAGTCATCTTGAACGAGAATGCTACTGTCAAGCAGAACTGTGACGTAATCATTGGACGCATCCGTGAGATCCAGGTAGAAGTGGCGAAGATTGACCAGCGAATGAAGGAGAAGCTGGAACCGACGCTGTAtgagaaactgaaaaacatGTATCTTCCtgattatgaatataaacaatTCTCAAGCATTATCAGTGCAGTTTGTGGTGCTACAGGCCTTGCCTCCACATTTTTAGTTGGTTGGCTAATTACAAATGGATACATTCTGACAAACGTTGCACTGGCATGTGGTTTGCTTGCAACCGGGTTTATGGCCAGTGTTGTAGTTGGGGTGTTATTCATGGGGATCGATATGATTGTAAGTGCCATTCTAGGAAGCATTGAGCGTGATCAACTCGAGAGTGCTCTGGCAGAGTATGACAGGGCTCTGAAAGAATTCAGGCCAGCGTCTGAAAAATATCAGGACAACATAACCTATGTCAAAGTAAGACTTGAGATCACTCGAAGAGTTGGCAATTACATCCACAGttttttctga
- the LOC122331719 gene encoding gastrula zinc finger protein XlCGF8.2DB-like: MEENKESEDLREEHHDKPGEKPFSHSKAKKTFSKKRRAEKTFPCAQCGKSFKRESSLEIHMRIHAGEKPFVCVQCGKSFMDKWKHKRHMKIHTGEKPFTCDQCGNSFVDSAYLKIHMRIHTGEKPFTCDRCEKRFSTKQSLELHLRVHTGEKPFMCVQCGKRFSGKTNCQRHMRIHIGEKPFMCVQCGKRFSRKTNCQHHMRIHTGEKPFMCEWCEKTFSVKKNLKEHMKIHTGVKLFTCDQCEKAFFCSSDLKKHQRVHTKEKPYSCSECGKSFSQLQGLRSHEKIHTGVREYMCFECDKTYISASHLKQHQMIHTGEKPYKCSHCDKRFNLSSNRKAHERTHSREKPHTRVISAERVLLLKDA, encoded by the coding sequence ATGGAGGAGAACAAGGAGAGTGAAGATCTGCGTGAGGAACATCATGACAAACCTGGAGAAAAACCTTTCAGTCACTCAAAGgctaaaaagacattttcaaagaaaagaagagCCGAGAAAACTTTCCCCTGCgctcagtgcgggaagagcttcaaaCGTGAATCAAGTCTTGAGATCCACATGAGGATCCACGCTGGAGAGAAGCCATTCGTGTGTGtccagtgtggaaagagtttcatgGACAAGTGGAAACATAAAAGACACATGaaaatccacaccggagagaaaccgtttACATGTGATCAATGTGGGAACAGTTTCGTGGATTCGGCGTACCTTAAGATtcacatgaggatccacactggagaaaagCCCTTTACTTGTGATCGGTGTGAAAAGCGATTCTCAACCAAGCAAAGTCTTGAGCTTCACTTGAGggttcacactggagagaaaccattcatgtgtgtacagtgtgGAAAGAGGTTCTCGGGAAAAACAAACTGTCAGCGTCACATGAGGATCCACAtcggagagaagccgttcatGTGTGTTCAGTGTGGGAAGAGGTTCTCGAGAAAAACAAACTGTCAGCATCAtatgaggatccacaccggagagaagccgttcatGTGCGAATGGTGTGAAAAGACATTctcagttaaaaaaaaccttaaagaGCACATGAAAATCCACACCGGAGTGAAGCTGTTCACATGTGATCAGTGTGAAAAGGCATTTTTCTGTTCGTCAGACCTGAAGAAACACCAGAGAGTCCATACGAAGGAGAAGCCGTATTCATGCTCtgagtgtggaaagagtttttcACAGCTCCAAGGTTTACGTAGCCACGAGAAAATACACACTGGTGTGAGAGAGTACATGTGCTTCGAGTGTGACAAGACTTACATTTCGGCGAGCCATTTAAAGCAGCACCAGAtgattcacactggagagaaaccttacaagtgttcacactgtgacaagagaTTCAATTTGTCGTCCAATCGGAAAGCGCACGAGAGGACCCACAGCAGAGAGAAACCGCACACGCGTGTGatcagtgcggaaagagttttACTGTTAAAAGATGCCTGA